A part of Thermus sp. LT1-2-5 genomic DNA contains:
- a CDS encoding DUF554 domain-containing protein, producing the protein MELTLWEKLSGTLVNALTVVLGTGLGLLLRGRLPERMARIMVQGVGLTTLFIGLSMAQALGKAKGGAIDGVVLGLIALVAGGLLGEWARVEDGLESLGNKIKQAVRGGGSFTEGFVAASLLFCVGPMTLLGSIQNGLTGDASLLLLKATLDGMSAIALTSSFGIGVGFSTLVILLYQGGVALLAGTLSQALPDPAQDPRVLLTTGVGGLMVLGVGINLLGLTKVRVGSFLPALLLAPLLWWLAALLT; encoded by the coding sequence ATGGAGCTCACCCTGTGGGAGAAGCTTTCCGGCACCCTGGTGAACGCCTTGACCGTGGTCCTGGGCACAGGGCTTGGGCTACTCCTCCGGGGCCGGCTCCCCGAGCGCATGGCCCGCATCATGGTCCAAGGGGTGGGGCTCACCACCCTCTTCATCGGGCTTTCCATGGCCCAGGCCCTGGGAAAGGCCAAGGGAGGGGCCATAGACGGGGTGGTCCTGGGGCTCATCGCCTTGGTGGCGGGGGGGCTTCTGGGGGAGTGGGCTAGGGTGGAAGACGGCCTGGAAAGCCTGGGGAACAAAATCAAACAGGCAGTGCGGGGCGGGGGGAGCTTCACCGAGGGCTTCGTGGCGGCAAGCCTCCTCTTCTGCGTGGGGCCCATGACCCTTTTGGGCTCCATTCAAAACGGCCTCACGGGGGACGCCAGCCTCCTCCTCCTCAAGGCCACCCTGGACGGCATGAGCGCCATCGCCCTCACCAGCTCCTTCGGCATCGGGGTGGGGTTCAGCACCCTGGTCATCCTGCTCTACCAGGGGGGGGTGGCCCTCCTGGCGGGCACCCTGAGCCAGGCCCTTCCCGACCCCGCCCAGGACCCCCGGGTCCTCCTCACCACGGGGGTGGGGGGGCTCATGGTCCTAGGGGTGGGGATCAACCTCCTGGGGCTCACCAAGGTACGGGTGGGCTCCTTTTTGCCCGCTTTGCTCCTCGCTCCCCTGTTGTGGTGGCTGGCGGCGCTCCTGACGTAG
- a CDS encoding GNAT family N-acetyltransferase has translation MAEVRVRELKGPEEMEGVVALQEAVWGRDARDLVPRGLLIAVQDEGGLVAGAFVEDTMVGFVFGFPTEDPTRHHSHMLGVLEAYRGTGAALLLKRFQRDWCLARGVRRMVWTFDPLRGANANFNLRKLGATACTYLPDHYGPMTGINAGAPSDRLLAEWDLLSPRVYGRIYAPPPPVEAKALPQANRVEGEVPLEARLDLEAPRLLFQIPEDWGRILREDPALALRWREHSRQVLGHYFARGYVAVDFLRHPNRYVLAKDGALDR, from the coding sequence ATGGCGGAAGTACGTGTCCGCGAGCTAAAGGGCCCCGAGGAGATGGAAGGGGTGGTGGCCCTGCAGGAGGCGGTCTGGGGACGGGACGCCCGGGATCTGGTGCCTCGGGGCCTCCTCATCGCCGTCCAGGACGAGGGGGGGCTGGTGGCGGGGGCCTTCGTGGAAGACACGATGGTGGGCTTCGTCTTCGGCTTCCCCACGGAAGACCCCACCCGGCACCACTCCCATATGCTGGGGGTCCTCGAGGCCTATAGGGGCACGGGAGCCGCCCTTCTCCTCAAGCGCTTCCAACGGGACTGGTGCTTGGCCCGGGGCGTGCGGCGGATGGTCTGGACCTTCGACCCCTTGAGGGGGGCCAACGCCAACTTCAACCTGCGGAAGCTGGGGGCTACGGCCTGCACCTACCTCCCGGACCACTACGGCCCCATGACGGGCATCAACGCCGGGGCCCCCTCCGACCGCCTCCTGGCCGAGTGGGACCTCCTTTCCCCAAGGGTCTACGGGCGGATTTACGCCCCGCCCCCTCCGGTGGAGGCAAAGGCCCTACCCCAGGCCAACCGGGTGGAAGGCGAAGTCCCCCTGGAGGCCCGCCTGGACCTGGAGGCCCCGAGGCTCCTCTTCCAGATCCCGGAAGACTGGGGGCGGATCCTGCGGGAAGACCCCGCCTTGGCCCTGCGGTGGCGGGAGCACAGCCGCCAGGTCCTCGGCCACTACTTCGCCCGGGGCTACGTGGCGGTGGACTTCCTGCGCCACCCCAACCGCTATGTTCTGGCTAAAGACGGAGCTTTGGACCGCTGA
- a CDS encoding PIG-L deacetylase family protein translates to MNLLAVFAHPDDEIGAAGTLALHARKGHRVMLVWMTKGELASQFGDAPPEEVARVREGHGAHVAGLIGAEYRFLPFGDTLLTGGREEALALARLMAEFRPEAVITWDPLDVHPDHRATHQAVLSALKLCRIPKLVGEAHRKPVRLYHYPRRELARPWVYVDTTSTQEVAEAVFQFYREFYRWPFTLEEFRARRRLQGLEAGVRFAEAFQTDSPPAWPALP, encoded by the coding sequence ATGAACCTTCTCGCCGTGTTTGCCCACCCCGATGACGAGATCGGAGCGGCGGGGACCTTGGCCCTCCACGCCAGGAAAGGCCACCGGGTGATGCTGGTTTGGATGACCAAGGGAGAGCTGGCGAGCCAGTTCGGCGATGCTCCCCCCGAGGAGGTGGCCCGGGTGCGGGAGGGGCACGGGGCCCACGTGGCGGGGCTCATCGGGGCGGAGTACCGCTTTTTGCCCTTTGGGGACACCCTCCTGACCGGGGGGCGGGAGGAGGCCTTGGCCTTGGCCCGCTTGATGGCGGAGTTCCGCCCCGAGGCCGTGATCACCTGGGACCCCTTGGACGTGCACCCCGACCACCGGGCCACCCACCAGGCGGTGCTTTCCGCTTTGAAGCTCTGCCGCATTCCCAAGCTGGTGGGGGAGGCCCACCGCAAGCCGGTGCGGCTTTACCACTACCCCCGGCGGGAGCTTGCCCGCCCCTGGGTTTACGTGGACACCACTTCCACCCAGGAGGTGGCGGAGGCGGTTTTCCAGTTTTACCGGGAGTTTTACCGCTGGCCCTTTACCCTGGAGGAGTTTCGGGCTCGGCGGCGGCTTCAGGGCCTCGAGGCGGGCGTTCGCTTTGCGGAGGCGTTTCAGACGGATAGCCCTCCGGCATGGCCGGCGCTTCCTTGA
- the mnmD gene encoding tRNA (5-methylaminomethyl-2-thiouridine)(34)-methyltransferase MnmD encodes MERLLTQDGTPTLYHPGYGEAYHPRQGALLQARRLYLEKTLTHLHPAPRVLEVGFGLGVNFRVALENALLRGVRLRYLAVEKAPLPKEVLAEVPLPLPRAEGVYAQILEAWPEEVFRGPWGELRLVFGDIQEVVLPQSFATAVYLDPFSPKANPEAWSLGVLRKLRLALRPGGRLATYSAQGAFRRALAQAGFRVHRVPGVGKREWTVGIAVGAPPG; translated from the coding sequence ATGGAACGCCTCCTGACCCAAGACGGCACCCCCACCCTCTACCACCCGGGCTACGGGGAGGCCTACCACCCGCGCCAAGGGGCCCTCCTCCAGGCCCGCAGGCTTTACCTGGAAAAGACCCTCACCCACCTCCACCCCGCCCCCAGGGTCCTCGAGGTGGGCTTCGGCCTGGGGGTGAACTTCCGCGTGGCCCTGGAAAACGCCCTTTTGCGGGGGGTGCGGCTCCGCTACCTAGCGGTGGAAAAGGCGCCCTTGCCCAAGGAGGTTTTGGCGGAAGTCCCCCTGCCCCTGCCCCGGGCGGAAGGGGTCTACGCCCAGATCCTGGAGGCCTGGCCCGAGGAGGTGTTCCGGGGCCCTTGGGGGGAGCTCCGCTTGGTCTTTGGGGACATCCAGGAGGTGGTTCTTCCCCAGAGCTTCGCCACCGCCGTCTACCTGGACCCCTTTAGCCCCAAGGCTAACCCCGAGGCCTGGAGCTTGGGGGTTCTCAGGAAACTCCGCCTGGCCTTGCGGCCAGGGGGGCGGCTTGCCACCTACTCGGCGCAAGGGGCCTTCCGCCGCGCCCTGGCCCAGGCGGGGTTTAGGGTTCACCGGGTGCCGGGGGTGGGGAAGCGGGAGTGGACGGTGGGTATCGCCGTAGGAGCTCCTCCCGGGTGA
- a CDS encoding amidohydrolase family protein — MFWLKTELWTAEVVYAGFGTPMLRGALAVQGGHVVAVGSLAELRARFPEAPVVAKGKALLPPPVNAHTHLDLSLLPLYQGPFSGFIPHVVAHRDKRGLLGARRGLEELVASGAGAFADIVFQEEVMDFLLEESPLPGVAFYEVFAPDPLEAEAVFARVRAKVETWRRREGRVRVGLSPHAPYSVSPPLLKRLAQYAREEGIPLMVHGAESLEEVSFLREGTGPLAEVHRLFSRTPFSPPGLTPVRYLHALGVLGPTTLLVHGVQVDEEEVRLLAETGTKVVLCPRSNQNLEVGEAPWALYARYGVELALGTDSRASSPDLDVRQEALFLWEKVDPRLLVRALTRGGYRALGLPTPRITRGASASLVHSL, encoded by the coding sequence ATGTTCTGGCTAAAGACGGAGCTTTGGACCGCTGAAGTGGTCTACGCCGGTTTCGGCACCCCCATGCTGCGGGGAGCCTTGGCGGTGCAGGGGGGGCACGTGGTGGCCGTGGGGAGCCTGGCGGAGCTTAGGGCGCGCTTTCCCGAAGCCCCCGTGGTGGCGAAGGGAAAGGCCCTCCTCCCCCCCCCGGTGAACGCCCACACCCACCTGGACCTAAGCCTTTTGCCCCTTTACCAAGGGCCCTTTTCCGGCTTCATCCCCCACGTGGTGGCCCACCGGGATAAGCGGGGGCTCTTAGGGGCGCGGCGGGGCCTGGAGGAACTTGTGGCAAGCGGGGCCGGGGCCTTCGCCGACATCGTCTTCCAGGAGGAGGTGATGGACTTCCTCTTGGAGGAAAGCCCCTTGCCTGGGGTGGCCTTCTACGAGGTCTTCGCCCCAGACCCCCTCGAGGCGGAAGCCGTCTTCGCCCGGGTGCGGGCCAAGGTGGAAACCTGGCGCAGGCGGGAGGGAAGGGTAAGGGTGGGGCTTTCCCCCCATGCGCCCTACTCCGTGAGCCCTCCCCTTCTGAAGCGGCTCGCCCAGTACGCCCGGGAAGAGGGCATCCCCCTCATGGTGCATGGGGCGGAAAGCCTCGAGGAGGTTTCCTTTTTGCGGGAGGGGACGGGCCCCTTGGCCGAGGTGCACCGCCTCTTTAGCCGTACCCCCTTTAGCCCCCCAGGCCTCACCCCGGTGCGCTACCTCCACGCCCTCGGGGTCTTGGGCCCCACCACCCTCCTGGTGCATGGGGTGCAGGTGGACGAGGAGGAGGTAAGGCTCCTGGCGGAAACGGGGACCAAGGTGGTGCTTTGCCCCCGCTCCAACCAGAACCTTGAGGTGGGGGAGGCCCCTTGGGCCCTTTACGCCCGCTATGGGGTGGAGCTTGCCCTCGGCACCGACTCCCGTGCCAGCAGCCCCGACCTGGACGTGCGCCAGGAGGCCCTCTTCCTCTGGGAGAAGGTGGACCCCCGCCTCCTGGTGCGAGCCCTCACCCGGGGGGGGTACAGGGCCTTGGGCCTCCCCACACCCCGGATTACCCGGGGCGCCTCCGCTTCTTTGGTACACTCCCTCTGA
- the aroH gene encoding chorismate mutase: protein MVRGIRGAITVEEDTPEAIHQATRELLLKMLEANGIQRHEELAAIIFTVTEDLTSAFPAEAARQIGMHRVPLLSAREVPVPGSLPRVIRVLALWNTDTPQDRVRHVYLREAVKLRPDLESAQ, encoded by the coding sequence ATGGTACGGGGCATACGGGGCGCCATCACCGTGGAAGAGGACACACCGGAGGCCATCCATCAGGCTACCCGGGAACTCCTCCTGAAGATGCTGGAGGCCAACGGCATCCAACGCCACGAAGAGCTCGCCGCCATCATCTTCACCGTGACGGAAGACCTCACCTCCGCCTTCCCCGCAGAGGCAGCCCGGCAAATCGGCATGCACCGGGTGCCCCTTCTCTCCGCCCGGGAGGTGCCGGTGCCGGGAAGCCTGCCCCGGGTCATCCGGGTCCTGGCCCTTTGGAACACCGACACCCCCCAAGACCGGGTGCGCCACGTCTATCTGCGGGAGGCGGTCAAGCTCCGGCCCGACCTGGAAAGCGCCCAGTAG
- the menC gene encoding o-succinylbenzoate synthase produces MRLEAAELRILELPLKFRFETSFGVQTKRTILLLRLFGEGLEGLGEGVMERLPLYREETVEGARYLLEEVFLPQVLGRDFPNPEALWQALSPFRGNPMAKAALEMAFYDLHAKALGQPLWAVLGGVRQAVEVGVSLGIQPTVEATLQAVERHLDQGYRRIKLKIKPGWDYEVLKAVRQAFPEATLTADANSAYRLADFARLKRLDELGLDYIEQPLGYDDLLDHAKLQRELATPICLDESLTSKEKARKAIELGAGRVFNIKPARLGGHTESLKVHALAEAAGIPMWMGGMLEAGVGRAHNLHLASLPGFTKPGDVSSASRYWEEDIVEEALEAEDGLMPVPQGPGIGVRLKLPWVERITLWRKYVSAS; encoded by the coding sequence GTGCGGCTAGAGGCTGCGGAGCTAAGAATCCTGGAACTTCCCCTGAAGTTTCGCTTCGAAACCAGCTTCGGGGTGCAGACCAAGCGCACCATCCTCCTCCTTCGGCTCTTCGGCGAGGGGCTGGAGGGCTTGGGGGAAGGGGTGATGGAAAGGCTCCCCCTCTACCGGGAGGAAACGGTGGAGGGGGCCCGCTACCTCCTGGAGGAGGTCTTCTTGCCCCAGGTCCTCGGGCGGGACTTCCCCAACCCCGAGGCGCTTTGGCAAGCCCTTTCCCCCTTTCGGGGCAATCCCATGGCCAAGGCGGCGCTGGAGATGGCCTTTTACGACCTCCACGCCAAGGCCCTAGGGCAACCCCTCTGGGCGGTCCTAGGCGGGGTGCGCCAGGCGGTGGAGGTGGGGGTTTCCCTGGGCATCCAGCCCACGGTGGAGGCCACGCTCCAGGCGGTGGAACGGCACCTGGACCAGGGCTACCGCCGCATCAAGCTCAAGATCAAGCCTGGCTGGGATTACGAGGTCCTGAAGGCGGTGCGCCAGGCCTTTCCCGAGGCCACCCTCACCGCCGACGCCAACTCCGCCTACCGCCTGGCCGACTTCGCCCGCCTGAAGCGTTTAGACGAGCTGGGGCTGGACTACATCGAGCAACCTTTGGGCTATGACGACCTCCTGGACCACGCCAAGCTGCAACGGGAGCTTGCCACCCCCATCTGCCTGGACGAGAGCCTCACCTCCAAGGAAAAGGCGCGGAAGGCCATTGAGCTTGGGGCGGGTCGGGTGTTCAACATCAAGCCCGCCCGGCTGGGCGGCCACACGGAAAGCCTGAAGGTCCACGCCCTGGCCGAGGCCGCCGGCATTCCCATGTGGATGGGGGGGATGCTGGAGGCGGGAGTGGGCCGGGCCCACAACCTGCACCTGGCGAGCCTCCCCGGCTTCACCAAGCCGGGGGATGTGAGCTCGGCGAGCCGCTACTGGGAGGAGGACATCGTGGAGGAGGCCCTGGAGGCGGAAGACGGCCTCATGCCCGTGCCCCAGGGGCCGGGCATCGGCGTGCGTTTGAAGCTTCCTTGGGTGGAGCGGATTACCCTATGGCGGAAGTACGTGTCCGCGAGCTAA
- a CDS encoding aldehyde dehydrogenase family protein → MKVFAAKYGNTLEFGHLIGGEEVWEGEALLRHNPSDREDLVARFPEGTKDTLRKAALRAREAFEAWSRTPAPVRGQVLFNLAKILEREKPTLVRLMVREVGKTFKEAGGDVQEAIDTALFFASEGRRLYGQTVPSEMRDKELFTFRRPLGVVGMITAGNFPIAVPSWKLIPAILAGNAVVWKPSDDSPTLSYVFVKLFEEAGLPPGVINVVFGGGKDSTGQWLVELMDEGLLQKFAFTGSTKVGRWIGEVAGRNLIRPTLELGGKNPLVVMRDADLDLAVEGAWWSAFATGGQRCTSAGNILVDAPVYEEFKKRFLERTEATVVGNPLLHPEVTYGPFINERLFQRWQEHYAWGQEDGATLLFGRGRITRENPYPRFLGDAEAGLFGWPTVWEARPGMRQFQEEIFGPTINLVKVDGIEEAIAVANATPYGLSSAIYTNHRHWAYLFKVGIRAGMTSINNTTVGAEAHLPFGGVKASGNGARESGIWVLEEYTYWHAVNEEYSGRLQLAQMDTGYVSPKEPTPWAEVLGF, encoded by the coding sequence ATGAAGGTCTTTGCCGCCAAGTATGGGAACACCCTCGAGTTCGGACACCTCATCGGGGGCGAGGAGGTTTGGGAAGGGGAGGCCCTCTTGCGCCATAACCCCTCGGACCGGGAAGACCTGGTGGCCCGTTTCCCCGAGGGCACCAAGGACACCCTCCGCAAGGCGGCCCTAAGGGCGCGGGAGGCCTTCGAGGCCTGGAGCCGCACCCCGGCCCCGGTGCGGGGGCAGGTGCTCTTCAACCTGGCCAAGATCCTGGAGCGGGAAAAACCCACCCTGGTCCGCCTCATGGTGCGGGAGGTGGGCAAGACCTTCAAGGAGGCGGGCGGGGACGTGCAGGAGGCCATAGACACCGCCCTCTTCTTCGCCTCCGAGGGCCGGAGGCTCTACGGCCAGACTGTTCCCAGCGAGATGCGGGACAAGGAGCTTTTCACCTTCCGCAGGCCCTTGGGGGTGGTAGGGATGATCACCGCCGGCAACTTCCCCATCGCCGTGCCCAGCTGGAAGCTCATCCCCGCAATCCTGGCGGGGAACGCCGTGGTCTGGAAGCCTTCCGACGACTCCCCCACCCTTTCCTACGTCTTCGTCAAGCTCTTTGAGGAGGCGGGCCTGCCGCCTGGGGTCATCAACGTGGTCTTCGGTGGGGGCAAGGACTCCACGGGCCAGTGGCTGGTGGAGCTCATGGACGAGGGGCTTCTCCAGAAGTTCGCCTTCACGGGGAGCACCAAGGTGGGCCGCTGGATTGGGGAGGTGGCGGGGCGGAACCTCATCCGGCCCACCCTGGAGCTTGGGGGCAAGAACCCCTTGGTGGTCATGCGGGACGCCGACTTGGACCTGGCGGTGGAGGGGGCCTGGTGGAGCGCCTTCGCCACGGGAGGGCAACGGTGCACCAGCGCCGGGAACATCCTGGTGGACGCCCCCGTCTACGAGGAGTTTAAAAAGCGCTTCCTGGAGCGTACCGAGGCCACGGTGGTGGGAAACCCCCTCCTGCACCCCGAGGTGACCTACGGGCCATTTATCAACGAGCGGCTTTTCCAGCGCTGGCAGGAGCACTATGCCTGGGGGCAGGAGGACGGGGCCACGCTCCTGTTTGGGCGGGGGCGCATTACCCGGGAAAATCCGTACCCCCGCTTCCTGGGGGATGCGGAGGCGGGGCTTTTCGGTTGGCCCACGGTGTGGGAGGCGAGGCCCGGCATGCGCCAGTTCCAGGAGGAGATCTTCGGCCCCACCATCAACCTGGTGAAGGTGGACGGGATCGAGGAGGCCATCGCCGTGGCCAACGCCACGCCCTATGGCCTGTCCAGCGCCATCTACACCAACCACCGCCACTGGGCCTACCTCTTCAAGGTGGGCATCCGCGCCGGTATGACCAGCATCAACAACACCACCGTGGGGGCTGAGGCCCACCTGCCCTTTGGCGGGGTGAAGGCGAGCGGGAACGGGGCTAGGGAGTCGGGCATCTGGGTCCTCGAGGAGTACACCTACTGGCATGCGGTGAACGAGGAGTACTCGGGAAGGCTCCAACTGGCCCAGATGGACACGGGCTACGTGAGCCCCAAAGAACCCACGCCTTGGGCGGAGGTCCTGGGCTTTTAG
- the serS gene encoding serine--tRNA ligase yields MVDLKRLRKEPEVFRKAIREKGIPLDLDTLLALDQEVQGLKQRLQDLQTERNRIAKEVPKAPPEAKAALMARGKALGEEAKGLEEALKEKEARLMELLLQVPLPPWPGAPVGEDEGANVEIKRVGSPREFPFTPLDHVALMEKNGWWEPRISKVSGSRSYALKGDLALYEMALLRFAMDFMAKKGFVAMTLPSYAREMAFVGTGHFPAARDQVWAIAGTDLYLTGTAEVVLNALHSGEILAQAELPKRYAGYAPAFRSEAGSFGKDVRGLLRVHQFHKVEQYVLTEASLSASDLAFQELLQNAEEILTLLELPYRLLEVSTGDMGPGKWRQVDLEVWLPSEGRYRETHSCSALLDWQARRANLRYRDPEGRVHYAYTLNNTALATPRILAMLLENHQMADGRVRVPEALVPYLGKEVLEPCG; encoded by the coding sequence ATGGTGGACCTAAAGCGCCTGCGCAAGGAGCCCGAGGTCTTCCGCAAGGCCATCCGGGAAAAGGGCATCCCCTTGGACCTAGACACCCTCCTGGCCCTGGACCAGGAGGTGCAGGGCCTAAAGCAACGCCTGCAAGACCTGCAAACGGAGCGGAACCGCATCGCCAAGGAGGTGCCCAAGGCGCCCCCAGAGGCCAAGGCGGCCCTCATGGCCCGGGGCAAGGCTTTGGGGGAGGAGGCCAAGGGGCTGGAAGAAGCCCTAAAGGAGAAGGAGGCGCGGCTCATGGAGCTCCTCCTCCAGGTTCCCCTCCCCCCCTGGCCCGGGGCCCCCGTGGGGGAGGACGAGGGCGCCAACGTGGAGATCAAGCGGGTGGGCAGCCCCCGGGAGTTCCCCTTTACCCCCCTGGACCACGTGGCCCTCATGGAGAAGAACGGATGGTGGGAGCCTCGGATCAGCAAGGTTTCCGGAAGCCGCTCCTACGCCCTTAAAGGGGACCTGGCCCTTTACGAGATGGCCCTTCTCCGCTTCGCCATGGACTTCATGGCCAAGAAGGGCTTCGTGGCCATGACGCTCCCCTCCTACGCCCGGGAGATGGCCTTCGTGGGGACGGGCCACTTCCCCGCCGCTAGGGATCAGGTCTGGGCCATCGCCGGCACCGACCTCTACCTCACGGGCACGGCGGAGGTGGTGCTCAACGCCCTGCATAGCGGCGAGATCCTGGCCCAGGCCGAGCTTCCCAAGCGCTACGCCGGCTACGCCCCCGCCTTCCGCTCGGAAGCGGGGAGCTTCGGCAAGGACGTGCGGGGGCTCCTCAGGGTCCACCAGTTCCACAAGGTGGAGCAGTACGTCCTCACCGAGGCGAGCCTGTCCGCTTCCGACCTGGCCTTCCAGGAGCTCTTGCAAAACGCCGAGGAGATCCTCACCCTTTTGGAGCTCCCTTACCGCCTTTTAGAGGTGTCCACCGGGGACATGGGGCCGGGAAAGTGGCGGCAGGTGGACCTCGAGGTCTGGCTCCCCTCGGAAGGGCGCTACCGGGAAACCCACTCCTGCTCCGCCCTCCTGGACTGGCAGGCCAGGCGGGCGAACCTCCGCTACCGCGACCCGGAGGGCCGGGTGCACTACGCCTACACCCTCAACAACACCGCCCTAGCCACGCCCCGCATCCTGGCTATGCTCCTGGAAAACCACCAGATGGCAGACGGCCGGGTGCGGGTACCCGAGGCCCTGGTGCCCTATCTGGGGAAGGAGGTGCTGGAACCGTGCGGCTAG
- a CDS encoding chloride channel protein, with amino-acid sequence MRPLGRGPHLSFPPLWDEEVRHTGPLILYSAFTGALAGLLVALLNLLLRALAEAVGGFFGYLAPEPPGEGGLLQAFTGPALWPLAFLLPPLFALASYLGTGQGLAAFLRRAREGSPAPRLAHPRAVLGGALQIAFYSPMGREGPFGVLGLWLGLLLDRRFPRLGGGLAFAGLAAGLGAALHAPVAGALLATEILYRSLLLEARALTPALIGALSGFAVYGAFFGYEPLLPFSVRLDPASLPAGLLLGLLAAALATLWMEGGRALAAWLKPLPFPLRHALLGLALALSLLFLPEALGNGLGWVAVAATPLLAPKALFYLLLAKLLLLVLAVGVRAYGGPFTPALVLGGLLGAYLSRLAGPFGLPAEALALAGGVAVLAGVARAPFAGLALAAEWGGYASLPLALPAVLLAYALTPAHDPEEGLKEAPAMPEGYPSETPPQSERPPRGPEAAAEPETPPG; translated from the coding sequence ATGCGCCCCCTGGGCCGCGGCCCCCACCTTTCCTTTCCTCCCCTTTGGGACGAGGAGGTGCGCCACACCGGGCCCCTCATCCTCTACAGCGCCTTCACCGGGGCGTTGGCGGGGCTTTTGGTGGCCCTTCTGAACCTCCTCCTAAGGGCCCTGGCCGAGGCGGTGGGGGGCTTTTTCGGCTACCTGGCCCCCGAACCCCCGGGGGAAGGGGGGCTTCTCCAGGCCTTCACCGGGCCCGCCCTTTGGCCCCTCGCCTTCCTCCTTCCGCCCCTGTTCGCCCTCGCCAGCTACCTGGGCACGGGGCAGGGGCTCGCCGCCTTCCTGCGCCGGGCGCGGGAAGGAAGCCCGGCCCCCAGGCTCGCCCACCCTCGGGCAGTCCTCGGGGGGGCCTTGCAGATCGCCTTCTACTCCCCCATGGGCCGGGAGGGGCCCTTTGGGGTGCTGGGGCTTTGGCTTGGGCTCCTTCTGGACCGCCGCTTTCCCCGCTTGGGTGGGGGGCTCGCCTTCGCCGGGCTCGCCGCCGGGCTTGGCGCCGCCCTCCACGCCCCGGTGGCGGGAGCCCTTTTGGCCACGGAGATCCTTTACCGCTCCCTCCTCCTCGAGGCCCGGGCCCTCACCCCGGCCCTCATCGGGGCGCTTTCCGGCTTTGCCGTCTACGGGGCCTTCTTCGGCTACGAGCCCCTCCTCCCCTTCTCCGTGCGCCTGGACCCGGCGAGCCTCCCAGCGGGCCTCCTCCTGGGCCTCTTGGCCGCCGCCTTGGCCACCTTGTGGATGGAAGGGGGAAGGGCCCTTGCCGCTTGGCTCAAGCCCCTTCCCTTTCCCCTCCGCCACGCCCTTTTGGGCCTCGCCCTGGCCCTTTCCCTCCTCTTCCTGCCAGAGGCTCTAGGAAACGGCCTCGGCTGGGTGGCGGTGGCGGCCACACCCCTCCTCGCCCCCAAGGCGCTTTTCTACCTCCTCCTGGCCAAGCTCCTCCTCCTGGTCCTCGCCGTGGGGGTGCGGGCGTATGGAGGGCCCTTCACCCCGGCCCTGGTCCTGGGGGGGCTCCTGGGGGCCTACCTCTCCCGCCTGGCCGGGCCCTTTGGCCTGCCGGCCGAGGCCTTGGCCCTGGCGGGTGGGGTGGCGGTGCTGGCAGGGGTGGCCCGGGCCCCCTTCGCCGGCTTAGCCCTGGCGGCAGAGTGGGGCGGGTACGCCAGCCTCCCCCTGGCCTTGCCCGCGGTGCTCCTGGCCTACGCCCTCACCCCCGCCCACGACCCGGAGGAAGGCCTCAAGGAAGCGCCGGCCATGCCGGAGGGCTATCCGTCTGAAACGCCTCCGCAAAGCGAACGCCCGCCTCGAGGCCCTGAAGCCGCCGCCGAGCCCGAAACTCCTCCAGGGTAA
- the gatC gene encoding Asp-tRNA(Asn)/Glu-tRNA(Gln) amidotransferase subunit GatC, protein MELSLDLLRKLEGLAKIRLALEEEALLLEDLKRILDFVDALPQVEGIGEEAPLGRLREDEPWPSLPQAEALALAPEREEGFFRVPPVLE, encoded by the coding sequence ATGGAGCTTTCCCTTGACCTCCTGCGCAAGCTGGAGGGCCTCGCCAAAATCCGGCTTGCCCTCGAGGAGGAGGCCCTTTTGCTCGAGGACCTGAAGCGGATCCTGGACTTCGTGGACGCCCTGCCCCAGGTGGAAGGGATAGGAGAAGAGGCTCCCCTGGGCCGGCTGCGGGAGGACGAGCCTTGGCCTTCCCTCCCCCAGGCCGAGGCCTTGGCCCTGGCCCCTGAAAGGGAAGAGGGCTTCTTCCGCGTACCCCCCGTCCTGGAGTAG